Below is a window of Fimbriimonadaceae bacterium DNA.
GGAGAAACTCCGAGCCGATGTAATGCAACTGCCAAGAAACTATTTCTTCTTGCGTCGGCGAAGCAATGCGATGGCACCCACACCGAGAGCCGCAAGCGAGGCTGGCTCTGGTACTGGGCTCATCTGGCCTTGAAATCCGCCATCGGTAGAGATATATCGCCAGGCATCACCGGCAGGCGAAGCCGCCGTCTCGTAAGAGTTTGCGTTTGCAATTAGCGAGGCATAGTTGCTCGTTGTGCTGTCGAGTTTAACCGCACCAGATGTGAGGTCAAACGTGCCGCTCGTCTCGTGCAAGATCTCCCAAATTGCAAGCTGCAGAGCTGCTGCCTTTGTGTTGTTTGTCAAGGCGTCGCCGTAGAACTGCGTCACCATCTGCCCGGCCTTTGTAAACTTCGGGCCTTGGGTAGAGGTGAGAGCCTTGGTCACATTCCAAGGGCCGTTCCCGGTTTGCTGAGTGGTGAGATCGCCACAAAGGGTGATCGTGTCCACTCCGTCAATCTTGTATTTAAGCGAGCCCGCAAACCAACTTCCGGGCTGTACGGAGCCGGACATCTTGACGGTCTGGCCCTTATTCGTCCCAACGAACTGCATTGTTATGGCATGGCTTGATGCACCAACCGCAAACA
It encodes the following:
- a CDS encoding PEP-CTERM sorting domain-containing protein — translated: MKGRAFLVISLFAVGASSHAITMQFVGTNKGQTVKMSGSVQPGSWFAGSLKYKIDGVDTITLCGDLTTQQTGNGPWNVTKALTSTQGPKFTKAGQMVTQFYGDALTNNTKAAALQLAIWEILHETSGTFDLTSGAVKLDSTTSNYASLIANANSYETAASPAGDAWRYISTDGGFQGQMSPVPEPASLAALGVGAIALLRRRKKK